A single Watersipora subatra chromosome 7, tzWatSuba1.1, whole genome shotgun sequence DNA region contains:
- the LOC137400662 gene encoding putative per-hexamer repeat protein 5, with amino-acid sequence MRQNNRLFYNLVLNKIEKSSIDTKLKEYTGTCTKLKEYTGTCTELKEYTGTGTEIKEYTGTELKEYTGTGTELKEYTGTCTKLKEYTGTGIELKEYTGTGTELKEYTGAELKEYTGTCTELKEYTGTGTEIKEYTGTELKEYTGTGTELKEYTGTGTELKEYTGTGTELKEYTGTGIELKEYTGTGTKLKEYTGTGTELKEYTGTGTELKEYTGTKLKELKIILLSISMISSACSLYIYTSAKT; translated from the coding sequence ATGCGCCAGAATAACCGGCTATTTTACAACTTGGTActgaataaaattgaaaagaGTTCCATAGATACTAAACTAAAGGAGTACACAGGTACATGTACTAAACTAAAGGAGTACACAGGTACATGTACTGAACTAAAAGAGTACACTGGTACAGGCACTGAAATAAAGGAGTACACAGGTACTGAACTAAAAGAGTACACAGGTACAGGCACTGAACTAAAGGAGTACACAGGTACATGTACTAAACTAAAGGAGTACACAGGTACAGGTATTGAACTGAAGGAGTACACAGGTACAGGTACTGAACTAAAGGAGTACACAGGCGCTGAACTAAAGGAGTACACAGGTACATGTACTGAACTAAAGGAGTACACTGGTACAGGCACTGAAATAAAGGAGTACACAGGCACTGAACTAAAGGAGTACACAGGTACAGGTACCGAACTAAAGGAGTACACAGGTACAGGCACTGAACTAAAGGAGTACACAGGTACAGGTACTGAACTAAAGGAGTACACAGGTACAGGTATTGAACTAAAGGAGTACACAGGTACAGGTACTAAACTAAAGGAGTATACTGGTACAGGTACTGAACTAAAGGAGTATACTGGTACAGGTACTGAACTAAAGGAGTACACAGGTACTAAACTAAAGgagttaaaaattattttgctatcAATAAGTATGATAAGCTCTGCCTGTAgcttgtatatttatacatctGCCAAAACCTAA